A genomic window from Lotus japonicus ecotype B-129 chromosome 1, LjGifu_v1.2 includes:
- the LOC130748554 gene encoding uncharacterized protein LOC130748554: MRSIGDIQQRNAHLQAQLDFFRREKQDDGSREADTVAEFRPFSTEVEAAMILDNMKTLVLESYSGDLDPKDHLLYFNTKMVISAASDAVKCRMFPSTFKSTAMAWFTTLPRGSISNFRDFSSKFLGQFSANKVQQVTINDLYNIRQQEGESLKKLMARYSTTSMKVEDVETRSCALTFKNGLLPGKLNSKLSRKPAQSMAEVRARASTYIQDEEDDAFKRKRAKIEKDGMSVKHSRKDRYGGERGDGNRRKEEKAKTTVKPTRKQLYPPREDYERRRPWLSQGYQRREEMDMVLNTRSEGAKGQA, encoded by the coding sequence ATGCGTAGTATCGGTGATATTCAGCAGCGGAATGCACATTTGCAGGCGCAGCTCGATTTTTTCCGTCGGGAGAAGCAGGACGATGGCTCTCGCGAAGCGGATACAGTGGCGGAATTTCGTCCGTTTTCTACCGAGGTAGAAGCGGCAATGATACTGGATAATATGAAGACGTTAGTCTTGGAATCGTACAGTGGAGATTTGGATCCTAAGGATCATCTCTTGTActtcaacacgaaaatggtaaTCAGTGCAGCGTCGGATGCAGTGAAATGCAGGATGTTCCCTTCCACATTTAagtcgacggcgatggcgtggttcacaactttacCAAGAGGTTCGATTTCAAATTTTCGtgatttttcttcaaaattCCTAGGGCAATTCTCTGCGAACAAGGTTCAgcaggtgacgatcaatgatttGTACAACATCCGTCAGCAAGAAGGCGAGTCTTTGAAGAAATTAATGGCGCGATACAGCACGACTTCTATGAAGGTGGAGGACGTCGAGACGCGTTCTTGTGCCTTAACCTTCAAgaacggtttgctgccggggAAGTTGAACAGCAAGCTGAGCAGAAAACCGGCTCAATCCATGGCGGAGGTGCGCGCTCGGGCGAGCACGTACATTCaagatgaagaggatgatgCGTTTAAACGCAAGCGCGCGAAAATAGAAAAGGATGGAATGTCAGTTAAACACTCGAGAAAGGATAGGTACGGTGGCGAGCGGGGTGATGGGAACCGGCGTAAAGAAGAAAAAGCGAAGACAACGGTGAAACCTACTAGAAAGCAGTTGTACCCGCCAAGAGAAGATTATGAGCGTCGACGCCCTTGGCTATCGCAAGGCTATCAACGGCGTGAGGAAATGGACATGGTGCTTAACACTCGTTCCGAGGGGGCAAAGGGACAAGCCTAG
- the LOC130733194 gene encoding organ-specific protein P4-like has translation MKSISAMLVVFSILLAVNLSYARKDMGEYWKNVMNDQPMPEVVKDLIEDPQVSDAGKDHFIRDFDIKPNNATIFHTHVVPISRSRRHLARNLN, from the exons ATGAAGTCTATCTCTGCCATGCTTGTAGTCTTCTCTATTCTCTTG GCTGTAAACCTCAGCTATGCAAGAAAGGACATGGGAGAATATTGGAAGAATGTGATGAATGATCAGCCTATGCCTGAAGTGGTTAAAGACCTTATTGAAGATCCTCAAGTATCAGATGCAGGAAAAGATCATTTTATCAGGGACTTTGATATAAAGCCTAATAATGCCACAATATTTCACACACATGTGGTGCCAATAAGTAGGAGCAGAAGGCATTTGGCTAGAAATTTGAATTAG